The Planctomycetota bacterium genome includes a window with the following:
- the pilO gene encoding type 4a pilus biogenesis protein PilO produces the protein MGHRPSARKRLAVDRQQLLILLVAAVMSGSFFLLVLWPKQKELSALASAVERERVFVKQKVRTSREGVYVTVRVASLRKAGGALLRRVPAEPELASFLEQVARCVASDPLVRHEVERIEAEPPKGTPAIPIRLRLAGPFEAVYRCLGTIEGLERLTWFRRLEIRRADEEGGVAAEVEILVYYLPASQDEELTGGEGQTSEVAAG, from the coding sequence GTGGGACATCGCCCGAGCGCGCGCAAACGCCTGGCCGTTGACCGGCAGCAGTTGCTGATTCTGCTGGTGGCGGCGGTGATGAGCGGCAGTTTCTTTCTGCTCGTCCTCTGGCCGAAGCAGAAAGAACTGTCGGCGCTGGCGTCGGCGGTGGAGCGCGAGCGGGTTTTTGTGAAGCAAAAGGTTCGCACGAGCCGCGAAGGCGTTTACGTGACGGTCCGTGTGGCGAGCCTTCGAAAGGCCGGCGGCGCCTTGCTGCGTCGCGTTCCGGCGGAACCGGAACTGGCGAGTTTTCTGGAGCAGGTGGCCCGGTGCGTTGCCTCGGACCCCCTCGTTCGTCACGAAGTCGAGCGGATTGAAGCCGAGCCGCCGAAGGGCACGCCGGCGATACCGATTCGGTTGCGTCTCGCCGGGCCTTTTGAGGCGGTGTACCGGTGCCTGGGGACCATTGAGGGGCTGGAGCGTCTGACGTGGTTCCGCCGGCTCGAGATTCGCCGGGCCGACGAAGAAGGCGGCGTGGCGGCGGAGGTCGAGATCCTGGTCTATTACCTGCCCGCGTCGCAGGACGAGGAACTTACTGGCGGCGAGGGGCAGACATCGGAGGTCGCGGCCGGATGA
- the pilM gene encoding type IV pilus assembly protein PilM — MGKVLPIGLDIGGATVRMLQLAGSERDLRVIDAAKFPIPHEVKADAVLRREVVVEGIRRALKAHRFRRREAVMLLSAEQVAIRSIRMPKMPEKELATAVNWEAQNKFPFDTATAVIQHVRAGEVRQGDQVLEEVILFAAPRAEVDRQIEMVREAGLEVISLDAECCGVFRGFERFLRRREDEGVVSAFADIGAQTTVVISRGRDMVFVKSIPIGGAVFNRAVAECLELAPSEAEALRRRTAKRNREAVEASDQTDQVRRAVTDAIRPHMEDLAKEIGLCLRYYAVTFRGDRPDAMVFTGGEAHDPALPAALGERLNIRTEVGDPFRGVRTDQLGPVLDRRGCRSEWATVFGLSLKGFYLADGLETGLAA, encoded by the coding sequence ATGGGGAAGGTGTTGCCCATCGGGCTGGATATCGGGGGCGCGACGGTCCGGATGCTGCAACTGGCCGGGAGCGAACGGGATCTGCGCGTGATCGACGCCGCCAAGTTTCCCATCCCTCACGAGGTGAAGGCGGACGCGGTTCTTCGGCGGGAGGTGGTGGTGGAAGGGATCCGGCGGGCGTTGAAAGCCCACCGGTTCCGGCGCCGCGAAGCAGTCATGTTGCTTTCGGCGGAGCAGGTGGCGATCCGCAGCATCCGCATGCCGAAAATGCCTGAGAAGGAACTGGCAACGGCGGTGAACTGGGAGGCCCAAAACAAGTTTCCGTTCGACACGGCGACGGCGGTGATTCAGCACGTAAGGGCGGGAGAGGTGCGGCAGGGCGACCAGGTGTTGGAAGAGGTCATTCTGTTTGCGGCGCCGCGGGCGGAGGTGGACCGGCAGATTGAGATGGTGCGGGAAGCCGGGCTGGAAGTCATCAGCCTGGACGCCGAGTGCTGCGGAGTGTTTCGCGGTTTCGAGCGGTTTCTCCGGCGGCGTGAGGATGAGGGCGTCGTCAGCGCGTTCGCCGACATCGGCGCCCAGACGACGGTGGTGATCTCCCGCGGGCGGGACATGGTGTTCGTCAAGTCGATACCCATCGGCGGGGCGGTCTTCAACCGCGCCGTGGCGGAGTGCCTGGAACTGGCGCCGTCGGAAGCGGAAGCGCTTCGCCGGCGCACGGCCAAGCGAAACCGTGAGGCCGTCGAGGCCTCCGACCAGACGGACCAGGTGCGGCGAGCGGTGACCGACGCGATTCGGCCGCACATGGAGGATCTGGCGAAGGAGATCGGCTTGTGCCTCCGCTATTATGCCGTCACGTTTCGCGGGGACCGGCCGGACGCCATGGTATTCACGGGGGGCGAGGCCCACGACCCGGCGCTGCCGGCGGCTCTCGGCGAGCGGCTGAACATCCGGACCGAGGTCGGCGACCCGTTCCGCGGCGTGCGGACGGACCAGTTGGGTCCGGTCCTTGACCGGCGCGGGTGCCGCAGCGAATGGGCGACGGTCTTCGGTCTCAGCCTGAAGGGGTTTTACCTGGCGGACGGCCTGGAAACCGGTCTGGCCGCCTGA
- a CDS encoding GspH/FimT family protein yields the protein MTTGREDVREPAYTLAEMVVVVLVLAIAAAIVIGSIGTTKDAQAISAARVLASDMELARNLAVTTQVKHTVLFSSDRQSYKVVANYTGTGGGYALATAVEHPVRAKELFVVTLASLNGMESVVVGPVSFGVGGETYVTFDEEGVPSNGGSVTLRSGGTGMVISVATLTGAVSVERTAE from the coding sequence ATGACGACGGGTAGGGAAGACGTGCGAGAACCGGCGTACACGCTGGCCGAAATGGTCGTGGTGGTGTTGGTGTTGGCCATCGCGGCCGCAATCGTGATTGGCAGTATCGGCACGACGAAGGACGCGCAGGCGATCAGTGCGGCGCGGGTGCTGGCGTCGGATATGGAATTGGCGCGGAACCTGGCAGTGACGACGCAGGTGAAGCACACGGTGCTGTTCAGTTCGGACCGGCAGTCGTACAAGGTGGTCGCGAATTACACGGGCACGGGCGGCGGGTATGCGCTGGCGACAGCCGTCGAGCACCCCGTGCGAGCGAAAGAGCTATTCGTGGTGACGTTGGCGAGCCTGAACGGAATGGAGTCGGTCGTGGTGGGACCGGTGAGTTTCGGCGTCGGCGGCGAAACCTATGTGACGTTCGACGAGGAGGGAGTTCCGTCGAACGGCGGCTCGGTCACGCTTCGGTCGGGCGGGACCGGGATGGTGATTTCGGTGGCGACGCTGACGGGCGCGGTTTCGGTGGAGCGGACGGCGGAATAG